A window of Panicum virgatum strain AP13 chromosome 8K, P.virgatum_v5, whole genome shotgun sequence contains these coding sequences:
- the LOC120644608 gene encoding tyrosine decarboxylase 1-like: MGSLPLDASSRRPLNPEAFAGESRSVVDFLAEYYRDVGKYPVRAADLEPGLLRKLLPDAAPELGEPLEDVLEDVRRDILPGLTHWQSPSFFAYFPMNASAAGFAGEMLSAGLNVVPFVWAASPAAAELEGVVMDWMGRLLGLPQRLLFSGGGGGVLQGSTCEAVVCTLAAARDRALARLGHAAIMKLVVYASDQTHVTFQKGARLVGIPPSNFRVVPTSAASGYGLAADAVRAAVDRDVARGLVPLYLCATVGTTGLGAVDPVRELGEEARRHGMWLHVDAAYAGSAAICPEFQGYLDGAELADSVSMNPHKWFLTNSDCCCLWVASPRALTSALSTDPEYLKNVGTDGTGNPAAIDYKDWQISLSRRFRAIKLWVVLRRYGAVGLRAHIRRHVAAAKWFERTVAADERFEVVAPRKFSLVCFRLRASFAGDADDVNRELLAAVNASGRAFMTHFVVDGKFVIRLAVGGAMTEMQHVMDVWELLQDKAEEVLQRYRLEALNLQFRGS; the protein is encoded by the coding sequence ATGGGCAGCTTGCCACTCGACGCGTCGTCACGGAGGCCACTTAACCCCGAGGCCTTCGCCGGTGAGTCACGCTCCGTCGTGGACTTCCTCGCCGAGTACTACCGTGACGTCGGCAAGTACCCGGTCCGGGCAGCCGACCTCGAGCCAGGCCTGCTACGCAAGCTGCTCCCGGATGCCGCGCCGGAGCTCGGCGAGCCGTTGGAGGATGTACTGGAGGACGTGCGGCGGGACATCCTGCCAGGGCTCACCCACTGGCAGAGCCCCAGCTTCTTCGCCTACTTCCCCATGAACGCGAGCGCCGCCGGGTTCGCAGGGGAGATGCTGTCCGCCGGCCTCAACGTCGTCCCGTTCGTGTGGGCCGCGTCGCCGGCTGCCGCCGAGCTCGAGGGCGTCGTGATGGACTGGATGGGCAGGCTGCTCGGGCTTCCTCAGCGGTTGCTCTtctccggaggcggcggcggcgtcctgcaGGGGAGCACGTGCGAGGCCGTCGTGTgcacgctcgccgccgcgcgggacCGCGCGCTGGCCAGGCTGGGGCACGCGGCCATCATGAAGCTGGTGGTCTACGCCTCCGACCAGACGCACGTCACCTTCCAGAAGGGCGCGCGGCTCGTCGGCATCCCGCCGTCCAACTTCCGCGTCGTCCCGACGTCGGCGGCCTCCGGGTACGGCCTGGCCGCGGACGCCGTGCGCGCCGCGGTCGATCGCGACGTCGCGCGCGGCCTGGTGCCGCTGTACCTCTGCGCCACTGTGGGCACGACGGGGCTGGGCGCGGTGGACCCCGTGCGCGAGCTcggggaggaggcgcggcgccaCGGCATGTGGCTGCACGTCGACGCCGCGTACGCCGGCAGCGCGGCCATCTGCCCGGAGTTCCAGGGCTACCTCGAcggcgccgagctcgccgaCTCGGTGAGCATGAACCCGCACAAGTGGTTCCTCACAAACTCGGACTGCTGCTGCCTGTGGGTCGCGAGCCCCCGTGCCCTCACCTCCGCGCTGTCCACCGACCCGGAGTACCTCAAGAACGTGGGCACAGACGGCACGGGGAACCCGGCCGCCATAGACTACAAGGACTGGCAGATCTCCCTGTCGCGCCGGTTCCGCGCCATCAAGCTCTGGGTGGTGCTGCGGCGCTACGGCGCCGTCGGCCTGCGCGCGCACATCCGGCGCCACGTCGCGGCGGCCAAGTGGTTCGAGCGGACGGTGGCAGCGGACGAACGGTTCGAGGTGGTGGCGCCGAGGAAGTTCTCGCTGGTGTGCTTCCGCCTCCGGGCGAGCTTCGCAGGGGACGCCGACGACGTGAACCGGGAGCTCCTCGCGGCGGTGAACGCGAGCGGGCGAGCGTTCATGACGCACTTCGTGGTGGACGGCAAGTTCGTGATCCGGCTCGCGGTGGGCGGTGCCATGACCGAGATGCAGCACGTCATGGACGTGTGGGAGCTGCTGCAGGACAAGGCCGAGGAGGTTTTACAGCGCTATCGCCTCGAGGCTCTCAACCTACAGTTTCGCGGAAGCTGA